The sequence CCAGTCCGCGTTCCAGGCATTCCTGCAATTCCGAGACCAGCCTCAGGCTGCCCTCGATGGCTGTTCTATCCTGCAGTGGCTTAAGGCCGGCTGCCCGCGTTCGCCCCAGGTCGCTGTGGCAGCGCTGTTGGACCTGGTCGCAGAGCCTGCCGTACTCCAGGTCGGCAAAGAGCTCCCGGCTATTCATGAGTTGTCGTTTTCAGCTTCCTTTTCCAGCCTGAGCTTTTCCAGGATCTCGTGGTATTTTTCGTGTTCCGTGAGTTTCAGCTTCTCCAGGAGGTCGGTCTTGAGGGTGTCCACAGCCACGTAGACCCGGTGTTTGGAACCGTCTTTCAGCGGTGTGGTGAGAGAGGGAAAATAGTCCAGGACGATCATCACCACCATCACGGCCAGGAGTCCGTTGAGCAGGCCGAAAAGAAAGCCCAGCAGCTTGTTCAGCCCGGTAAGATTGACCGCCTTGATCAGCCGGTTGATCAGCCAGATCACGATGTGGATGACCACCGTCACCACGACCACGATCAGCACCACGGCGATAATGGTGGCCAAAAGGTTGTTCAGCTTGAAATTGATGACCAG is a genomic window of Candidatus Syntrophosphaera sp. containing:
- a CDS encoding CvpA family protein, with protein sequence MGVIDWIILAALLFTAALGFRRGLVGAILQICGTIATFFLAGHFYPLVRNSLVINFKLNNLLATIIAVVLIVVVVTVVIHIVIWLINRLIKAVNLTGLNKLLGFLFGLLNGLLAVMVVMIVLDYFPSLTTPLKDGSKHRVYVAVDTLKTDLLEKLKLTEHEKYHEILEKLRLEKEAENDNS